The Naumovozyma dairenensis CBS 421 chromosome 1, complete genome genome includes a region encoding these proteins:
- the MEP3 gene encoding ammonium permease MEP3 (similar to Saccharomyces cerevisiae MEP1 (YGR121C) and MEP3 (YPR138C); ancestral locus Anc_3.475) gives MGRGNGYLWTETYDGSTIAFMVIGAALVFIMVPGLGFLYSGLARRKSALSLIWVVLMATLVGMVQWYFWGYSLAFSHTASNNKFIGDLNSFGFRNVYGKIKNSDGSEVPGQLYPEIAFAAFQMMFMCVALSIIAGATAERGRLFPHMVFIFIFATLVYCPICYWIWAPGGWAYQWGVLDWAGGGPVEILSAVAGFVYSIFLGRRKENLLINFRPHNVSMVTLGTSILWFGWLLFNSATSLTPDMRSVYAFMNTNISAATGGMTWCLLDYRSEKKWSTVGLCSGIICGLVAATPSSGCITLYGSFIQGIISGIVCNFATKIKYYLKVDDSLDLLAEHGIAGVVGLIFNALFAADWVIGMDGKTRHRGGWLTHNYKQMYKQIAYIAATVGYCAVVTALICFILDKIPGLQLRVTEEAEARGLDEDQIGEFAYDYVEVRRDYYEWGVDTDNMHSGAENEQTTTTENSRAASPASSAINEHHISNSEK, from the coding sequence ATGGGTCGCGGGAACGGATACCTATGGACAGAAACATACGATGGTTCAACAATAGCATTCATGGTGATAGGGGCCGCACTGGTCTTTATAATGGTTCCAGGATTAGGATTTCTATATTCTGGACTTGCAAGAAGGAAGTCTGCTCTTTCTCTGATATGGGTCGTTCTAATGGCAACTTTAGTCGGGATGGTCCAATGGTATTTCTGGGGTTACTCATTAGCTTTCAGTCATACtgcttcaaataataaatttattggtgatttaaattcatttggGTTTAGAAACGTTtatggaaaaataaaaaattctGATGGAAGCGAAGTTCCTGGTCAGTTATATCCTGAAATTGCATTCGCAGCTTTCCAAATGATGTTTATGTGTGTAGCATTAAGTATTATTGCAGGTGCTACCGCTGAAAGGGGTAGATTGTTTCCTCACATGgttttcatcttcatctttgCCACCTTGGTTTATTGCCCCATTTGTTATTGGATTTGGGCACCAGGTGGATGGGCATACCAATGGGGAGTCTTAGACTGGGCAGGTGGTGGTCCAGTAGAAATTTTAAGCGCTGTAGCAGGATTTGTTTACTCAATCTTTCTGGGTAGACGTAAGGAAAACTTACTGATTAATTTCAGACCACATAATGTCTCAATGGTGACTTTAGGTACTTCCATTCTCTGGTTTGGTTGGTTGTTATTCAATTCAGCTACTTCACTAACTCCTGACATGAGATCTGTCTACGCATTTATGAACACTAATATCAGCGCTGCCACAGGTGGTATGACGTGGTGTTTATTAGATTATAGAAGTGAGAAAAAATGGTCAACTGTCGGTTTATGTTCAGGGATCATTTGTGGATTAGTCGCTGCTACTCCCAGTTCAGGCTGTATTACATTATACGGTTCCTTTATCCAAGGTATCATATCCGGTATTGTCTGTAACTTTGCAACAAAGATCAAATATTACTTGAAAGTTGATGACTCATTAGATCTGTTGGCAGAACATGGTATTGCTGGCGTTGTTGGTCTAATATTCAACGCTCTGTTCGCTGCTGATTGGGTCATCGGAATGGATGGTAAAACGAGACACAGGGGCGGTTGGTTAACACATAACTATAAACAGATGTACAAACAGATAGCATACATAGCTGCAACAGTCGGTTACTGCGCTGTTGTTACTGCACTTATATGCTTCATTTTAGATAAGATTCCAGGACTACAATTGAGAGTAACGGAGGAAGCTGAAGCCCGAGGATTAGATGAAGACCAAATAGGTGAGTTCGCCTATGATTATGTCGAAGTTAGGAGAGATTACTACGAATGGGGTGTCGATACCGATAATATGCACTCGGGTGctgaaaatgaacaaacAACTACTACTGAAAATAGTAGAGCAGCATCTCCTGCATCCTCGGCTATCAATGAACACCATATCTCAAATAGCGAAAAATAA
- the RRP9 gene encoding ribosomal RNA-processing protein RRP9 (similar to Saccharomyces cerevisiae RRP9 (YPR137W); ancestral locus Anc_3.474), which produces MSEKTVTGNRKRVRDEHPSPAVDEEITDPSSNEDNAASDNDSNGDEELESDEEFEKENPADKRRRLAKQYLENLKTEANEIMTERTSALDEEAKEVDDYNNFDAGDLDKDIIASRLKLDVAEQQGRIYRFIADKLLLPEAKSTFTRVGDKNLTSLSCYQPALRTFSSETSQTSNKNKGKIFAYTVSKDLQLTKYDVTDFNQRPKKLKYIKGGPKFKPVGNNPYENTTEGHYGEILTVAASPDGKYVVTGGRDKKLIVWSTESLVPVKVIPTKDRRGEVLSLAFRKGSDELYASCADYKIRTYSIKQFSQLEVLYGHHDVVVDISALSMERCVTVGARDRTAMLWKIPDETRLTFRGGDDPEKLLKRWLKANATETEDGELQYPDESRAPMFFSEGSIDVVTMVDDSHFVTGSDNGNLSLWSLAKKKPVFTERVAHGLLPIPGNDKISGEANEEIRIKQLQDNKIVQPYWITAVYAIPYSNIFISGSYNGTLKVWKIKENVREFELLGELHGCNGVVTKIQVVESGKYNKEMFRVLASVSKEHRLGRWMTRVPGTRNGIYSAVIEQTSF; this is translated from the coding sequence ATGAGTGAAAAAACGGTCACAGGAAACAGGAAAAGAGTTAGAGATGAACATCCATCACCAGCTgtagatgaagaaattacaGATCCATCTTCAAATGAAGACAATGCTGCATCCgataatgattcaaatgGTGATGAAGAACTAGAGTCTGAcgaagaatttgaaaaggaaaatccGGCagataaaagaagaagattggCCAAAcaatatttggaaaatttaaaaaccGAGGCAAATGAGATCATGACAGAAAGAACATCTGCACTTGATGAAGAGGCCAAAGAAGTCgatgattataataacTTCGATGCAGGTGATTTAGATAAAGACATCATTGCATCCAGACTAAAATTAGATGTCGCGGAGCAACAAGGTAGAATTTATAGATTTATTGCTGATAAATTGCTACTTCCTGAAGCAAAATCTACTTTTACAAGAGTGGGtgataaaaatttaacTTCACTCAGTTGCTATCAACCTGCACTGCGTACATTTTCTAGTGAAACTTCGCAAAcaagtaataaaaataaaggtaAGATATTTGCTTATACTGTCAGTAAAGATCTTCAGTTAACGAAGTATGATGTCACAGATTTTAACCAGAgaccaaaaaaattaaaatatataaaaggtGGCCCAAAGTTCAAACCAGTTGGTAATAACCCTTACGAAAACACTACTGAGGGTCATTATGGTGAAATTTTAACAGTTGCGGCATCTCCAGATGGGAAATATGTTGTTACCGGTGGTAGAGATAAGAAGTTAATCGTTTGGAGTACGGAATCGTTGGTTCCTGTTAAAGTTATTCCCACAAAAGATCGTAGAGGAGAAGTTTTATCACTTGCATTTAGAAAAGGGAGTGACGAGTTGTATGCGTCCTGTGCAGATTACAAAATAAGAACGTACTCTATTAAACAGTTTTCACAACTTGAAGTCCTCTATGGTCATCATGATGTCGTTGTTGATATATCTGCCTTAAGTATGGAAAGGTGTGTTACTGTAGGTGCCCGTGATAGAACAGCCATGCTTTGGAAAATACCTGATGAAACAAGACTAACATTCAGAGGGGGAGATGACCCCGAAAAATTACTGAAGAGATGGTTAAAGGCCAATGCGACAGAAACAGAAGATGGAGAACTTCAATATCCAGATGAATCTCGAGCCCCAATGTTCTTCTCTGAAGGTAGCATTGATGTGGTGACCATGGTAGATGACTCTCATTTTGTTACGGGATCCGACAATGGGAATCTATCACTTTGGTCATTGGCGAAAAAGAAGCCAGTATTTACTGAAAGGGTGGCCCATGGTCTACTTCCAATACCGGGGAATGATAAAATATCTGGTGAAGCTAACGAAGAAATTAGGATAAAACAGTtacaagataataaaattgttcAACCATATTGGATAACCGCCGTATATGCAATCCCATATTCAAATATCTTTATCTCTGGTTCCTATAACGGTACTTTGAAAGTctggaaaataaaagaaaatgtcAGAGAGTTTGAATTGCTTGGTGAACTACATGGTTGTAATGGTGTTGTTACAAAAATTCAAGTTGTAGAATCTgggaaatataataaagaaatgttCCGTGTTCTAGCATCTGTAAGCAAAGAACATAGATTAGGGAGATGGATGACAAGGGTTCCTGGCACCAGAAATGGTATTTACTCCGCAGTAATTGAGCAAACTAGCTTTTGA
- the CTF4 gene encoding chromatin-binding protein CTF4 (similar to Saccharomyces cerevisiae CTF4 (YPR135W); ancestral locus Anc_3.473), producing the protein MPTIIDKSIFDFGGKTLISLAADNNNLCVANKGGLTKVLKTNNPEEEPEVLETAKDLTAICCDSKDTFLVTTFHGDVYRYNFKTPKEDLVARFPLPVRDCVSIHSGKMGVFAGDDLVLTLIELNNGDDFHKHSMKVDEQISQLSYNSQTNTLSVSFVNGNIQFFSMMSTSPNKVHELPGYIPKVTYDDDDDDDDDDDDVLSKDKILNKIDKDFTNDDSDLEDSDHEDTAKRIKDSEFSTNNRLCTRVAWHPRGQHFAVPCDDKTVKVFTIKDYGLLKTLTNPSITASNYIDMKYEPLNGNFIAAVDLTNKLIVWDWHTSEIRYSKDFKEQITNFVWKVQPNGKALDIILGTWTGSILTVQGVAESIKPSSSASKTEKASEGADSTKKAENKLFINSDDDDEDFDSNPMVDGISHEDNEADTEQLFNEDFNADKNLADGKRKYYFDDENDFIDDDDGAGYINNKKQHVSNGGNSKYRGYSQKQPTAYTPVRFRYKPISPGGTPFGNSDRRYLTMNNVGYVSTVRNSEQYSVTVSFFDIGRYNEYHFEDLFGFDTCCLNENGTLFSQSKTGQLHYRPHDSVRSNWTKMIPLQKGERITAVAATPKRIFVATSFGYLRTFNQFGLPLAVEKMVPIVTLAAQDYKVFTVHYSFYHGVSFSLLEQSPTLSKYYQRECPLPIILPQGDPEVDEEFDTNFSNFNPMGIKSLFFSTFGDPCIFGNDNVLLVLTKWRSTLKSRWVPILDTDMEVWKMAGGKNNIDVHAWPLALNYDTLSCILVKGKNSWPEFPLPLPSEMEVRIPVFVKSQLLEENKQKQREKEFDNQSEDEGDEDENSGDKELAVPVNMAAEEEFLRSKVLSDLLLDTLENNGEMYGNEQEILESLTGAYDKALLRLFAVACSDQNSDKALSIVQELKQDRALTAAAKISERAEMMNLSKRINDLREARFVNQMDNM; encoded by the coding sequence ATGCCTACAATCATCgataaatcaatttttgattttggtGGGAAGACATTAATCTCACTGGCAGCCGATAATAACAATCTGTGTGTGGCTAACAAGGGCGGGTTGACCAAAGTTTTAAAGACAAATAACCCAGAAGAAGAACCTGAAGTCTTAGAAACTGCTAAAGATTTAACTGCTATATGTTGTGATTCTAAAGATACATTTTTAGTGACGACTTTCCATGGGGATGTTTATAGATATAACTTTAAAACACCAAAGGAGGATTTGGTCGCCAGGTTTCCATTACCCGTTAGAGATTGTGTTTCAATTCATTCTGGTAAGATGGGAGTATTTGCAGGTGATGATTTAGTACTAACGCtgattgaattgaataatggTGATGATTTCCATAAGCATTCTATGAAAGTGGACGAGCAAATTTCTCAATTATCTTATAATTCTCAAACTAACACATTGTCTGTATCTTTTGTTAATGGGAACATCCAgtttttttcaatgatgtCAACAAGTCCTAATAAAGTACATGAATTACCAGGATATATTCCAAAAGTTAcatatgatgatgatgatgatgatgatgatgatgatgatgatgttcTCAGTAAGGATAAGATTTTAAATAAGATTGACAAAGATTTTACAAACGATGATAGCGATCTTGAAGACTCTGACCATGAGGATACTGCTAAGCGAATTAAGGATTCTGAATTCAGTACAAATAATAGGCTATGTACTCGTGTTGCATGGCATCCAAGAGGTCAACATTTTGCTGTTCCATGTGATGATAAAACTGTTAAAGTTTTCACAATTAAGGATTATGGGTTGTTGAAAACCTTGACTAACCCATCAATTACCGCCTCTAATTATATTGATATGAAATATGAACCTTTGAATGGTAATTTCATTGCAGCAGTGGATCTAACCAATAAATTGATTGTTTGGGATTGGCACACTTCTGAAATACGTTATAGCAAAGACTTTAAAGAGCAAATCACAAACTTTGTTTGGAAAGTACAACCAAATGGTAAAGCTttggatattattttggGGACATGGACGGGTTCAATACTTACTGTACAAGGTGTTGCTGAATCAATTAAACCTTCAAGCTCAGCTTCGAAAACGGAAAAGGCATCAGAAGGGGCTGATAGTACTAAAAAGGCTGAAAACAAGTTATTTATTAACTCGGATGACGACGATGAAGATTTCGATTCAAATCCAATGGTTGATGGAATTTCTCATGAGGATAATGAAGCAGACACAGAACAACTatttaatgaagatttcAATGCTGATAAGAATTTGGCAGACGGTAAGCGTAAATACTATTTTGACGATGAGAACGATTTTAttgatgacgatgacgGAGCAGGGTAtatcaacaataaaaaGCAACACGTCTCAAATGGCGGGAATAGTAAGTACAGAGGGTATAGCCAGAAACAACCTACTGCATATACTCCAGTGAGATTTCGTTATAAACCTATTTCACCTGGTGGGACTCCTTTCGGTAACTCAGATAGACGTTATCTAACCATGAATAATGTGGGTTATGTTTCTACGGTTAGAAACAGTGAGCAATATAGTGTTAcagtttcattttttgataTTGGTCGTTATAATGAATACCATTTCGAAGATCTGTTTGGTTTCGATACGTGTTGTTTAAATGAGAACGGTACCTTATTCTCCCAATCTAAAACTGGTCAGCTACATTATAGGCCTCATGATAGTGTACGTTCTAACTGGACGAAGATGATACCATTACAGAAGGGAGAACGAATAACTGCTGTTGCAGCAACGCcgaaaagaatatttgttGCAACATCGTTTGGTTACCTACGAACATTCAATCAATTTGGTTTACCATTAGCAGTTGAGAAAATGGTTCCGATAGTAACACTTGCAGCACAAGATTACAAAGTTTTCACAGTTCATTATTCATTTTATCACGGTGTCTCGTTTTCATTGTTAGAACAAAGTCCAACGTTatccaaatattatcaacGAGAATGTCCATTGCCGATCATTTTACCACAGGGAGATCCTGAAgtagatgaagaatttgataccaatttttctaatttcaatCCAATGGGTATCAaaagtttatttttttccactTTTGGGGATCCATGTATATTTGGTAATGATAATGTCTTACTAGTCTTAACAAAATGGAGGTCCACTTTAAAAAGTAGATGGGTTCCAATTCTAGATACGGATATGGAGGTTTGGAAGATGGCAGGTGGTAAGAACAACATAGATGTCCATGCATGGCCACTAGCTTTAAACTATGATACTTTGAGTTGTATTTTGGTGAAGGGTAAAAATTCTTGGCCAGAATTCCCACTTCCTCTGCCGTCAGAAATGGAAGTTAGAATACCTGTTTTTGTCAAGAGTCAATTATTAGAGGAAAATAAACAGAAACAAAGGgaaaaagaatttgatAACCAAAGTGAAGATGAGggagatgaagatgaaaacaGTGGTGATAAAGAACTCGCAGTTCCTGTTAATATGGCGGCTGAGGAAGAATTCCTTCGTTCTAAAGTCTTGTCTGACCTACTTCTTGACACTTTGGAAAATAACGGAGAAATGTATGgtaatgaacaagaaattcTCGAGTCACTTACAGGTGCATATGACAAAGCTCTTCTAAGGTTGTTCGCTGTTGCGTGTTCTGATCAAAACTCTGACAAGGCGTTGTCAATAGTTCAGGAATTGAAACAAGATAGGGCACTGACAGCGGCAGCGAAGATTTCAGAAAGGGCAgagatgatgaatttgtcTAAACGTATAAATGATCTAAGGGAAGCAAGGTTTGTTAATCAGATGGATAATATGTAA